Proteins encoded by one window of Collimonas fungivorans:
- a CDS encoding PrkA family serine protein kinase: MDIYSSFASRFDKTREEEFSLEEYLALCKTDPSCYATAGERMLMAIGEPQQVDTRHDPSLSRIFANKVLKVYPAFKEFYGAEEVIEQVVAYFRHAAQGLEERKQILYLLGPVGGGKSSIAERLKQLMEHVPFYSLKGSPVNESPLGLFDYEEDGAILEEQYGIPRRYLKSILSPWAVKRLHEFNGDIRKFRVVKRYPSILRQIAISKTEPGDENNQDISTLVGKVDIRKLEQYSQDDADAYSYSGGLCLSNQGLLEFVEMFKAPIKVLHPLLTATQEGNFKGTEGFGAIPFDGIILAHSNESEWKAFRNNKNNEALLDRIYIVKVPYCLRVSEEIKIYEKLIRTSSLGKAICAPGTLKMMAQFSILTRLGEPENSSIFSKMQVYDGENLKDSDPKAKSFQEYRDYAGVDEGMTGVSTRFAFKILSRVFNFDSTEVAANPVHLMYVLEQQIEREQFPQEIEQKYLSYVKDTLATRYAEFIGKEIQTAYLESYSEYGQNVFDRYVTYADFWIQDQEFRDHDTGESFDRAALNGELEKIEKPAGISNPKDFRNEIVNFVLRARVSNAGKNPLWTSYEKLRVVIEKKMFSNTEDLLPVISFNAKGSNEELRKHEDFVNRMVSKGYTPKQVRLLCEWYLRVRKSS, translated from the coding sequence ATGGATATCTACAGCAGCTTTGCGAGTCGGTTCGACAAAACCAGAGAAGAAGAGTTTTCCTTAGAAGAATATCTTGCGCTTTGTAAGACTGATCCCAGCTGTTATGCAACAGCCGGGGAACGCATGCTGATGGCGATAGGCGAACCGCAGCAGGTTGATACAAGGCACGACCCTTCCTTGTCGCGCATCTTTGCCAACAAGGTGCTCAAGGTCTATCCGGCGTTCAAGGAATTCTACGGCGCCGAAGAAGTGATCGAACAGGTGGTCGCTTATTTCCGGCACGCCGCGCAAGGGCTGGAAGAACGCAAGCAGATCCTGTATCTGCTCGGTCCGGTGGGCGGCGGCAAATCGTCGATCGCCGAGCGCCTCAAACAATTGATGGAGCATGTGCCGTTCTATTCCCTCAAGGGATCGCCGGTCAACGAGTCGCCGCTCGGTTTGTTCGACTACGAAGAAGATGGCGCTATCCTGGAAGAACAGTACGGCATTCCGCGCCGCTACCTGAAATCGATACTGAGTCCGTGGGCCGTCAAGCGCCTGCATGAATTCAACGGCGACATCCGCAAGTTCCGCGTGGTCAAGCGTTATCCCTCGATCCTGCGGCAGATCGCGATTTCCAAGACTGAACCGGGCGATGAAAACAACCAGGACATCTCGACCCTGGTCGGCAAGGTCGATATCCGCAAGCTCGAGCAATATTCGCAGGACGACGCCGACGCCTACAGTTATTCCGGCGGCCTGTGCCTGTCGAACCAGGGTTTGCTGGAATTCGTCGAAATGTTCAAGGCGCCGATCAAGGTGCTGCACCCGTTGCTGACCGCCACGCAGGAAGGCAATTTCAAGGGCACCGAAGGTTTTGGCGCGATCCCGTTCGACGGCATCATTCTGGCCCACTCCAACGAATCGGAATGGAAAGCGTTCCGCAACAACAAGAACAACGAAGCCTTGCTCGATCGCATCTATATCGTCAAGGTGCCGTATTGCCTGCGGGTGTCGGAAGAAATCAAGATCTACGAAAAGCTGATCCGCACTTCTTCGCTGGGCAAGGCGATCTGCGCGCCGGGCACGCTGAAGATGATGGCGCAGTTTTCCATCCTGACGCGCCTGGGTGAACCGGAGAACTCCAGCATCTTCTCCAAGATGCAGGTGTATGACGGCGAGAACCTGAAAGACAGCGATCCGAAAGCCAAGTCGTTCCAGGAGTATCGCGATTATGCCGGCGTCGATGAAGGCATGACCGGGGTCTCGACCCGCTTCGCCTTCAAGATACTGTCGCGCGTATTCAATTTCGATTCGACCGAAGTCGCGGCCAATCCGGTGCACCTGATGTATGTGCTGGAACAGCAGATCGAACGCGAGCAGTTCCCGCAAGAAATCGAGCAGAAATACCTGTCTTACGTGAAGGATACGCTGGCCACGCGGTATGCCGAATTCATCGGCAAGGAAATCCAGACCGCCTACCTGGAATCGTATTCGGAATACGGCCAGAACGTCTTTGACCGTTACGTGACGTATGCCGATTTCTGGATACAGGACCAGGAATTCCGCGACCATGACACCGGCGAAAGCTTTGACCGCGCTGCCTTGAACGGCGAGCTGGAAAAAATCGAAAAACCTGCCGGCATCAGCAACCCCAAGGATTTCCGTAACGAGATCGTCAATTTCGTGTTGCGCGCACGGGTCTCGAACGCCGGCAAGAATCCGCTCTGGACCAGCTACGAAAAACTGCGCGTGGTGATCGAGAAGAAGATGTTCTCGAACACCGAAGACTTGTTGCCGGTTATTTCATTCAACGCCAAAGGGTCGAACGAAGAATTGCGCAAGCATGAAGATTTCGTCAACCGCATGGTCAGCAAGGGTTACACGCCGAAGCAGGTGCGCTTGCTGTGCGAATGGTATCTGCGTGTGCGTAAATCATCGTAA
- the ptsP gene encoding phosphoenolpyruvate--protein phosphotransferase, giving the protein MASFTLHGIPVSRGIAIGRAHLLAPAAMDVKHYLIGETEVEAEVQRLQSAVTRVRTELQTIRADLPKESPPELGAFVDVHLLILSDPMLAEMSLDIIRNRQYNAEWALVTQIDELSAQFDEIEDTYLRERKMDVLQVGERLLKVLTGTSTRLPEVDSDGASFANIVVVAYDISPADMLQFRDRAFAGFVTDLGGQNSHTAIVARSLDIPAAVGMNNASRLIKQDDWIIIDGDAGVVIVDPATVILKQYRERQAHLLRSRRKLGKIKKTRAVTLDGTEISLLANIELPSDCAAAMDAGASGVGLFRSEFLFMGRIGPQHELPTEDEQFESYRQAVMAMKGRPVTIRTLDVGADKPINTEEQTALNPALGLRAIRYCLAEPQLFLTQLRAILRASAFGKVKLLIPMLAHAFEIDQTLAMIGQAKQQLRDEGVAFDESIQTGAMIEIPAAALALPMFIKRMDFLSIGTNDLIQYTLAIDRVDHEVAHLYNPLHPAVLFLLSTVIALGRKAGIPVSVCGEMAGDVKFTRLLLGMGLLEFSMHPAQLLAVKQEVLNSDLDELTLQTRKILRNTEPSAIAAAVSQMRMTA; this is encoded by the coding sequence ATGGCATCCTTCACCTTACATGGCATTCCGGTTTCACGCGGCATCGCGATCGGCCGCGCCCATCTGCTGGCGCCGGCGGCGATGGACGTCAAGCACTACCTGATCGGCGAAACCGAGGTCGAAGCCGAAGTCCAGCGCCTGCAGAGCGCCGTCACCAGGGTGCGTACCGAACTGCAGACCATACGCGCCGACCTGCCGAAAGAATCGCCGCCCGAACTGGGCGCCTTTGTCGACGTCCACCTGCTGATCCTGTCGGACCCGATGCTGGCCGAGATGTCGCTCGATATCATCCGCAACCGCCAATACAACGCCGAGTGGGCGCTGGTGACCCAGATCGACGAGCTGTCGGCGCAATTCGACGAAATCGAAGACACTTACCTGCGCGAGCGCAAGATGGATGTGCTGCAGGTGGGCGAGCGCCTGCTGAAAGTGCTGACCGGCACCTCCACCCGCTTGCCGGAAGTCGACAGCGACGGCGCTTCGTTCGCCAATATCGTGGTGGTGGCCTACGACATTTCCCCGGCCGACATGCTGCAATTCCGCGACCGCGCCTTTGCCGGCTTCGTCACCGATCTCGGCGGACAGAATTCGCATACCGCGATCGTGGCGCGCAGCCTGGATATCCCGGCTGCGGTCGGCATGAACAACGCTTCGCGCCTGATCAAGCAGGATGACTGGATCATCATTGACGGCGATGCCGGCGTCGTGATTGTCGATCCGGCAACAGTGATACTCAAACAATATCGCGAACGGCAGGCGCACCTGCTGCGTTCGCGCAGAAAACTCGGCAAGATCAAGAAAACCCGTGCGGTGACGCTGGACGGCACGGAAATCAGCCTGCTGGCTAACATCGAACTGCCCAGCGATTGCGCCGCGGCGATGGATGCCGGCGCCAGCGGCGTCGGCCTGTTCCGTTCGGAATTCCTGTTCATGGGCCGCATCGGCCCCCAGCACGAGCTGCCGACCGAGGATGAGCAGTTCGAATCCTACCGCCAGGCGGTGATGGCGATGAAGGGCCGGCCGGTGACTATCCGCACGCTTGATGTCGGCGCCGACAAGCCGATCAATACCGAGGAACAGACCGCGCTCAACCCGGCGCTGGGCTTGCGTGCGATCCGTTACTGCCTGGCCGAGCCGCAGCTGTTCCTGACGCAGTTGCGGGCGATCTTGCGCGCTTCGGCCTTCGGCAAGGTCAAGCTGCTGATCCCGATGCTGGCGCACGCTTTCGAGATCGACCAGACCCTGGCCATGATCGGCCAGGCCAAACAGCAGCTGCGCGATGAAGGCGTGGCCTTCGACGAATCGATCCAGACCGGCGCCATGATAGAAATCCCGGCGGCGGCGCTGGCCTTGCCGATGTTCATCAAGCGCATGGATTTCCTGTCGATCGGCACTAACGACCTGATCCAGTACACGCTGGCGATCGACCGCGTCGACCACGAAGTGGCGCATTTGTACAATCCGCTGCACCCGGCGGTGCTGTTTCTGTTGTCGACCGTGATCGCGCTGGGGCGCAAGGCCGGTATCCCGGTCTCGGTATGTGGCGAAATGGCGGGCGACGTCAAATTCACGCGTTTGCTGCTGGGCATGGGTTTGCTGGAGTTTTCCATGCATCCGGCGCAGCTGCTGGCGGTGAAGCAGGAAGTGCTGAACAGCGACCTGGACGAATTGACGCTGCAGACCAGGAAAATCCTGCGCAATACCGAGCCGAGCGCAATTGCTGCCGCAGTCAGCCAGATGCGCATGACCGCCTAA
- the metX gene encoding homoserine O-succinyltransferase MetX: protein MSLGIVAPQSMHFATPLQLQSGALLADYTLVYETYGSLNADKSNAVLVCHALNASHHVAGVYRDDEKNVGWWDNMVGPGKALDTNKFFVIGVNNLGSCFGSTGPMHINAATGKPYGADFPVVTVEDWVQAQARLADALGIVQFAAVMGGSLGGMQALAWSLLYPARLRHCVVIASTPKLSAQNIAFNDVARQAILTDPGFHGGDYYAHGVVPKNGLRVARMVGHITYLSDDDMAEKFGRDLRSGSYQFGFGIDFEIESYLRYQGDKFSEYFDANTYLLITKALDYFDPAKEYDGDLTRALSKTQAQFLLVSFMTDWRFSPERSREMVQALVNNKRRVSYAEIDAPHGHDAFLLDDPRYMSVVGEYYNRIWQELEQPAASKAVTEAAGAVHEF, encoded by the coding sequence ATGTCCCTCGGAATAGTTGCCCCGCAGTCCATGCATTTCGCGACGCCGCTGCAATTGCAAAGCGGCGCGCTGCTGGCGGATTACACACTGGTGTACGAAACCTACGGCAGCCTCAACGCCGACAAGTCGAATGCAGTGCTGGTGTGTCACGCCCTGAACGCCTCGCACCACGTCGCCGGCGTCTACCGGGACGATGAAAAGAACGTCGGCTGGTGGGACAACATGGTGGGGCCGGGCAAGGCGCTCGACACCAACAAGTTCTTTGTCATCGGCGTCAACAACCTCGGTTCCTGTTTCGGCTCGACCGGCCCCATGCATATCAACGCCGCCACCGGCAAACCGTATGGCGCGGACTTCCCGGTCGTGACTGTGGAAGACTGGGTGCAAGCGCAGGCGCGCCTCGCCGATGCGCTCGGCATCGTCCAGTTCGCCGCCGTCATGGGCGGTTCGCTGGGCGGCATGCAGGCCCTGGCCTGGAGCCTGTTGTATCCGGCCCGCCTGCGCCATTGCGTGGTGATCGCCTCGACGCCCAAGCTGTCGGCGCAAAACATCGCGTTCAACGACGTTGCGCGCCAGGCTATCCTGACCGACCCCGGTTTCCATGGCGGCGACTATTACGCCCATGGCGTGGTGCCGAAGAACGGTTTGCGGGTAGCGCGCATGGTGGGCCACATCACCTATCTGTCGGACGACGACATGGCCGAGAAATTCGGCCGCGACCTGCGTTCCGGCAGTTACCAGTTCGGCTTCGGCATCGATTTCGAAATCGAATCCTACCTGCGCTACCAGGGCGACAAATTCTCCGAATACTTTGATGCCAACACCTACCTGCTGATCACCAAGGCCCTCGATTATTTTGACCCGGCCAAGGAATACGACGGCGACCTGACCCGCGCCCTGAGCAAGACCCAGGCGCAATTCCTGCTGGTCTCGTTCATGACCGACTGGCGTTTTTCGCCGGAACGCAGCCGCGAAATGGTGCAGGCGCTGGTCAACAACAAGCGCCGCGTCAGTTATGCCGAGATCGATGCGCCGCACGGCCACGACGCCTTTTTGCTGGACGACCCGCGTTACATGAGCGTGGTGGGCGAATATTACAACCGCATCTGGCAGGAACTGGAACAGCCGGCGGCATCGAAAGCAGTAACTGAAGCAGCAGGAGCAGTGCATGAATTTTGA
- a CDS encoding YeaH/YhbH family protein: MLHQIIDRRLSGKNKSIANRERFLRRFRAAIHRSVTEAVRDRGIKEIENAKSISIPRKGINEPIFGHGPGGKREMVHPGNQDYLQGDRIARPDGGQSGGGSSASDQGEGEDEFVFQLSREEFMQYFFEDLELPRLIKTNLLAVPSWKNMRAGYSTDGTPNNIDIVRSLRSSLGRRIALGSPLVVRLRELELLMETLKADPQDRREEIKRLEDDIHHLKGRIWRIPFIDPFDLRYVNRVKVPQPSSRAVMFCVMDVSGSMDEQRKDLSKRFFILLYLFLTRNYEHIEVVFIRHHTRADEVDEETFFHSQESGGTVVSSALELMKQIIDDRYPPGDWNIYGAQASDGDNWNDDSPKCRQLLELEILPRSRYFAYIQVTVEEQNLWTEYQQIAAVNPQFAMKKVQAASEIYPVFRELFEKQVQS, from the coding sequence GTGTTGCATCAGATAATCGACCGTAGACTGTCTGGCAAGAACAAAAGCATTGCCAACCGGGAGCGTTTCTTACGGCGCTTCCGGGCGGCCATCCATCGCTCGGTGACGGAAGCCGTGCGCGACCGCGGCATCAAGGAAATCGAAAACGCCAAGAGCATCAGCATTCCGCGCAAGGGCATCAACGAACCGATCTTCGGCCATGGTCCCGGCGGCAAGCGCGAGATGGTCCATCCCGGCAACCAGGATTATCTGCAAGGCGACCGCATTGCACGTCCGGACGGCGGCCAGAGCGGCGGCGGCAGCTCGGCCAGCGACCAGGGCGAAGGCGAAGATGAATTCGTGTTCCAGCTGTCGCGCGAAGAATTCATGCAGTACTTCTTCGAAGACCTGGAATTGCCGCGCCTGATCAAGACCAACCTGCTGGCGGTGCCGAGCTGGAAAAACATGCGCGCCGGTTATTCGACCGACGGCACGCCCAACAATATCGACATCGTGCGTTCCCTGCGCAGCTCGCTGGGTCGGCGGATCGCGCTTGGTTCGCCGCTGGTGGTCAGGCTGCGCGAGCTGGAACTGCTGATGGAGACGCTCAAGGCCGATCCACAGGACCGGCGCGAGGAAATCAAGCGCCTGGAAGACGATATCCATCACCTCAAAGGCCGCATCTGGCGCATCCCGTTCATCGATCCTTTCGACCTGCGTTACGTCAACCGGGTCAAGGTGCCACAACCGTCCAGCCGGGCCGTGATGTTTTGCGTGATGGACGTATCGGGCTCGATGGATGAGCAGCGCAAAGACCTGTCGAAGCGTTTTTTTATCCTGCTCTACCTGTTCCTGACCCGTAACTACGAACATATCGAAGTAGTCTTCATCCGCCATCACACGCGCGCCGACGAGGTCGATGAAGAAACCTTCTTCCATTCCCAGGAAAGCGGCGGCACGGTGGTGTCGAGCGCGCTGGAACTGATGAAGCAGATCATCGACGACCGCTATCCGCCGGGCGACTGGAATATCTACGGCGCGCAAGCCTCCGACGGCGACAACTGGAATGATGATTCACCGAAATGCCGGCAGTTGCTGGAGCTCGAAATACTGCCGCGCTCGCGTTATTTCGCCTACATCCAGGTTACCGTCGAAGAGCAGAACCTATGGACCGAATATCAGCAGATCGCTGCGGTCAATCCCCAGTTTGCCATGAAAAAAGTGCAGGCTGCCAGCGAGATCTATCCGGTGTTCCGCGAACTGTTTGAAAAGCAGGTGCAGTCATGA
- a CDS encoding PTS sugar transporter subunit IIA produces MIGILLLTHAPLGQAFIAAASHVFRQMPERLEAIDVVADQNPVEVQKLAKQAAARLDDGSGVLVITDVMGGTPSNCTLPFCTGNQTQVIAGISLPMLLRALTYRNDTLDVVTEMALAGGQGGAVRVDNRVRVAH; encoded by the coding sequence ATGATTGGCATTCTCCTTTTAACCCACGCCCCTCTGGGCCAGGCATTCATCGCAGCTGCCTCTCACGTGTTTCGCCAGATGCCGGAGCGGCTGGAAGCAATCGATGTGGTGGCCGACCAGAATCCCGTCGAAGTGCAGAAACTGGCCAAGCAGGCCGCGGCGCGCCTGGACGATGGTTCGGGGGTGCTGGTGATTACCGACGTCATGGGCGGTACGCCATCCAATTGCACACTGCCGTTTTGCACCGGCAACCAGACCCAGGTGATTGCCGGCATCAGCCTGCCGATGCTGCTGCGCGCCCTGACCTATCGCAACGATACGCTCGACGTGGTGACAGAAATGGCGCTGGCGGGCGGCCAGGGCGGGGCGGTCAGGGTCGATAACCGGGTGCGCGTGGCGCATTAA
- the metW gene encoding methionine biosynthesis protein MetW, with amino-acid sequence MNFDQLSSLRPDLAFIAHWVRGESQVLDLGCGDGVMLDYLQSDKQCAGYGVEIDDAKIPVCVARGVSVIQQDMEAGLTLFADNAFDTVLCLSALQMMKNVEGVLRDIARVGREAIVSFPNFAYWPHRVALLRGRMPVSKSLPYEWYDTPNLRCATIKDFEELANEVGLEVLECVALHDGQPISMLPNWRGSLAVFRFRKK; translated from the coding sequence ATGAATTTTGATCAATTAAGCAGCTTGCGACCCGACCTGGCCTTTATCGCGCACTGGGTGCGCGGCGAGTCGCAGGTGCTCGACCTGGGCTGCGGCGACGGCGTCATGCTCGATTACCTGCAGTCCGACAAGCAGTGCGCCGGTTATGGCGTCGAAATCGACGACGCCAAGATCCCGGTGTGCGTGGCGCGCGGGGTTTCGGTGATTCAGCAGGACATGGAAGCCGGGCTGACGCTGTTTGCCGACAACGCTTTCGACACCGTGCTGTGCCTGTCGGCCCTGCAAATGATGAAAAATGTTGAAGGAGTATTACGTGACATCGCCAGGGTCGGGCGCGAAGCGATCGTTTCCTTCCCCAATTTTGCCTACTGGCCGCACCGGGTAGCGCTGCTGCGCGGCCGCATGCCGGTGTCCAAGTCGCTGCCTTACGAGTGGTATGACACGCCCAACCTGCGCTGCGCCACCATCAAGGATTTTGAAGAGCTGGCCAATGAAGTCGGCCTGGAAGTGCTCGAATGCGTCGCCTTGCACGACGGCCAGCCGATATCGATGCTGCCAAACTGGCGTGGTAGTCTTGCGGTATTCCGTTTCCGAAAAAAATAA
- a CDS encoding AmpG family muropeptide MFS transporter: MTSDSNPWHHYLNRRMLICAFLGFSSGLPLFILLSLLQAWLSKSGLDVKALGLFALVMFPYTWKFLWSPLMDRFHFGKLGRRRSWMMLTQASLFVAIGGMGMLNPHTQVATIAFMASLVAFLSASQDIVIDAYRREILPDNEQGLGAAINVNAYKVAGMVPGALSLFLADHMSWQAVFWITAGFMLPGLICTLMIKEPAVYGAPPKNLRQAVVLPFQEFIARDGWRGALWVLAFIFLYKLGDSMATALATRFYIDLGFSLTQIGVISKTTSLWASLVGGLVGGIWMVQIGINRALWIFGVVQAVTILGFAWLAQAGPDPLVLAIVIGGEAFGVGLGTAAFVAYIARTTDPRYTATQYALFTSLAAVPRTFINSSVGYIVAETGWFHFFILCFVLALPGMLILFKVAPWNEKSENPVAS; this comes from the coding sequence ATGACATCAGATTCAAATCCCTGGCACCACTATCTCAACCGGCGCATGCTGATCTGCGCCTTCCTCGGCTTCAGTTCCGGCCTGCCGCTGTTTATCCTGCTCAGTCTGCTGCAAGCATGGCTGAGCAAATCCGGCCTTGATGTCAAAGCGCTCGGCCTGTTTGCGCTGGTGATGTTTCCCTACACCTGGAAATTCCTGTGGTCGCCGCTGATGGACCGCTTTCATTTCGGCAAGCTGGGCCGCAGGCGCAGCTGGATGATGCTGACCCAGGCCAGCCTGTTTGTCGCTATTGGCGGCATGGGCATGCTAAATCCGCATACCCAGGTGGCGACGATTGCCTTCATGGCGTCGCTGGTGGCCTTCCTGTCGGCCAGCCAGGACATCGTGATCGACGCCTACCGGCGCGAAATCCTGCCTGACAACGAACAGGGCCTGGGCGCGGCGATCAACGTCAACGCCTACAAGGTAGCGGGCATGGTGCCGGGCGCCTTGTCGCTGTTCCTGGCCGACCACATGAGCTGGCAGGCGGTATTCTGGATTACGGCGGGATTCATGCTGCCGGGCCTGATCTGCACCCTGATGATCAAGGAACCGGCGGTATACGGCGCGCCGCCGAAGAACCTGCGGCAAGCCGTGGTGCTGCCGTTCCAGGAATTCATCGCTCGCGACGGCTGGCGCGGCGCATTGTGGGTGCTGGCTTTCATCTTCCTGTACAAGCTGGGCGACAGCATGGCGACCGCGCTTGCTACCAGGTTTTATATCGATCTTGGTTTTTCGCTGACCCAGATCGGCGTCATTTCCAAGACCACCAGCTTGTGGGCCAGCCTGGTCGGCGGCTTGGTTGGCGGCATCTGGATGGTGCAGATCGGCATCAACCGCGCCTTGTGGATTTTCGGCGTGGTGCAGGCGGTGACCATCCTTGGTTTCGCCTGGCTGGCCCAGGCCGGCCCCGATCCGCTGGTGCTGGCCATCGTGATCGGCGGCGAGGCGTTTGGCGTCGGCCTCGGCACCGCCGCTTTCGTGGCCTATATCGCGCGCACTACAGATCCGCGCTACACGGCGACGCAATATGCCTTGTTTACCAGCCTTGCTGCGGTGCCACGCACCTTTATCAATTCCTCGGTCGGTTACATTGTTGCCGAAACCGGCTGGTTCCATTTTTTCATATTATGTTTTGTACTGGCGCTGCCAGGGATGTTGATTTTATTCAAGGTCGCGCCTTGGAATGAAAAATCAGAAAACCCTGTTGCATCTTAG
- a CDS encoding HPr family phosphocarrier protein, translated as MIQQEIEIINKLGLHARASAKFTQLASKFKSEVWMIRNNRRVNAKSIMGVMMLAAGKGSKITLEAEGEDEKTCFDALYQLIQDKFGEGE; from the coding sequence ATGATTCAACAAGAAATCGAAATCATCAATAAACTCGGCTTGCACGCTCGCGCGTCGGCCAAATTTACGCAACTGGCAAGCAAATTCAAAAGTGAAGTCTGGATGATCCGCAACAACCGTCGCGTCAACGCCAAGTCGATCATGGGCGTGATGATGCTGGCGGCCGGCAAGGGCAGCAAGATAACGCTGGAAGCCGAAGGGGAAGATGAGAAGACCTGCTTTGATGCCTTATATCAGTTGATTCAAGACAAGTTCGGCGAAGGGGAATGA
- the gshB gene encoding glutathione synthase: protein MKIAFLADPLDTFKTYKDSTYAMMVEAVKRGHTIYAFEQKDMALESGIVTANVVRVNLTGDDKDWYKASAPSAMFLSEFDAILLRKDPPFDMEYIYTTYLLELAETQGARVFNKPQAIRDHNEKLAIAQFSKYTSPTLVTRDAARLRAFHAEHQDVILKPLDGMGGTGIFRVRQDGLNLGSIIETLTDNGHRTIMIQRFIPEIVAGDKRVLVIGGKVVPYSLARIPQGSEVRGNLAAGGIGVAQPLTARDREIGEALGPVLSQRGLLLVGLDVIGDYLTEVNVTSPTCFQEIKQQAGFDVAEMFIDALEAAL, encoded by the coding sequence ATGAAAATTGCTTTCCTTGCCGATCCGCTCGATACCTTCAAGACGTATAAGGATTCGACTTACGCCATGATGGTCGAAGCCGTCAAGCGCGGCCATACCATCTATGCGTTCGAGCAAAAGGACATGGCGCTGGAAAGCGGGATTGTCACGGCCAATGTCGTCCGCGTGAATTTAACCGGGGACGATAAGGATTGGTATAAGGCCAGTGCACCCTCCGCCATGTTCCTGTCCGAGTTCGATGCGATCCTGCTGCGCAAGGACCCGCCTTTCGACATGGAATACATCTACACCACGTATCTGCTGGAATTGGCGGAAACACAAGGTGCGCGGGTATTCAACAAACCGCAGGCGATCCGCGACCACAATGAAAAGCTGGCGATTGCCCAATTCTCCAAATACACCTCGCCGACCCTGGTCACGCGCGATGCGGCCCGCTTGCGCGCCTTCCACGCGGAGCACCAGGACGTGATCCTGAAGCCGCTCGACGGCATGGGCGGCACCGGCATTTTCCGGGTGCGGCAAGACGGCCTGAACCTGGGCTCGATCATCGAAACCCTGACCGACAACGGCCATCGCACCATCATGATCCAACGTTTCATCCCGGAAATAGTCGCCGGCGACAAGCGCGTTCTGGTAATTGGCGGTAAAGTCGTGCCCTATTCGCTGGCGCGGATCCCCCAGGGCAGCGAAGTGCGCGGCAACCTGGCGGCCGGCGGCATCGGCGTCGCCCAGCCGCTGACGGCGCGCGACCGCGAAATCGGCGAAGCACTTGGACCGGTGTTATCACAGCGCGGCCTGTTACTGGTAGGATTAGACGTGATTGGCGATTATCTGACCGAAGTCAACGTCACCAGCCCGACTTGCTTTCAGGAAATCAAGCAGCAGGCCGGTTTTGATGTTGCCGAGATGTTCATCGATGCGCTGGAAGCGGCGCTGTAA